One Streptomyces sp. NBC_01217 genomic region harbors:
- a CDS encoding DEAD/DEAH box helicase, with protein MTEDLSPAERYQASRIRAAELATALAPFREMYEFDLDPYQIEACEALEAGKGVLVAAPTGSGKTIVGEFAVHLALEQGRKCFYTTPIKALSNQKFTDLVKRYGPEKVGLLTGDNSVNGDAPVVVMTTEVLRNMLYAGSQALRGLGYVVMDEVHYLSDRFRGAVWEEVIIHLPESVTLVSLSATVSNAEEFGDWLDTVRGDTQVIVSESRPVPLWQHVLAGRRMYDLFEEETDHGGRGAGRREVNPDLLRLARMENQRTYNPRDRRRGKMVREADRERERRQRSRIWTPSRPEVIDRLDAEGLLPAITFIFSRAGCEAAVQQCLHAGLRLNDEDKRRLVREIVEERTSSIPGEDLHVLGYYEWLEGLERGIAAHHAGMLPTFKEVVEELFVRGLVKAVFATETLALGINMPARSVVLEKLVKWNGEQHADITPGEYTQLTGRAGRRGIDIEGHAVVLWQRGMDPAALAGLAGTRTYPLRSSFRPSYNMAVNLVHQFGRHRSRELLETSFAQFQADRSVVGISRQVQRNEEGLEGYREGMTCHLGDFEEYARLRRELKDRETELAKQGASQRRAEAAASLEKLKPGDVIHVPTGKFAGLALVLDPGLPAGRTNGHGHRGLEYHDGPRPLVLTAERQVKRLASIDFPVPVAALERMRVPKSFNPRSPQSRRDLASALRTKAGHIVPERHRKGRAAAADDREIARYRAELRAHPCHGCSEREDHARWAERYHRLQRDTKQLERRIEGRTNTIARTFDQIVALLTELDYLRGNEVTAHGRRLARLYGELDLLASECLRAGVWEGLNPAELAACVSALVYEARQSDDAVAPKLPSGPAKAAMGEMVRIWGRLDALEEDFKINQAEGVGQREPDLGFAWAVYMWASGRTLDEVLREVEMPAGDFVRWCKQVIDVLGQIAAAAPGEGSSVGRSARKAVDGVLRGVVAYSSVG; from the coding sequence ATGACAGAGGACCTCTCACCAGCTGAGCGATACCAGGCTTCTCGGATCCGTGCCGCCGAGCTGGCCACCGCCCTCGCGCCCTTCCGCGAGATGTACGAGTTCGATCTGGACCCCTACCAGATCGAGGCCTGTGAGGCACTGGAGGCCGGCAAGGGGGTGCTCGTCGCTGCCCCGACGGGCTCGGGCAAGACGATCGTCGGCGAGTTCGCCGTGCACCTCGCCCTCGAACAGGGCCGCAAGTGCTTCTACACCACGCCCATCAAGGCCCTGTCCAACCAGAAGTTCACCGACCTGGTCAAGCGCTACGGACCGGAAAAGGTGGGCCTGCTCACCGGCGACAACAGTGTCAACGGCGATGCCCCGGTGGTCGTCATGACCACCGAAGTGCTGCGGAACATGTTGTACGCGGGCTCGCAGGCGCTGCGCGGCCTCGGCTATGTCGTGATGGACGAGGTGCACTACCTCTCCGACCGCTTCCGGGGCGCCGTCTGGGAGGAAGTGATCATCCACCTCCCGGAATCCGTGACGCTGGTGTCACTGTCGGCGACCGTGTCCAACGCCGAGGAGTTCGGAGACTGGCTGGACACCGTCCGCGGTGACACCCAGGTCATCGTCTCCGAGAGCCGCCCCGTGCCGCTCTGGCAGCACGTGCTGGCGGGCCGTCGGATGTACGACCTCTTCGAGGAGGAGACCGACCACGGCGGCCGCGGCGCCGGACGCCGTGAGGTCAACCCCGATCTCCTCCGGCTCGCCCGGATGGAGAACCAGCGGACGTACAACCCGCGTGACCGCCGCCGCGGCAAGATGGTGCGCGAGGCGGACCGTGAGCGCGAGCGGCGCCAGCGCAGCAGGATCTGGACCCCGTCCAGGCCCGAGGTCATCGACCGGCTGGACGCCGAAGGGCTGCTCCCCGCCATCACGTTCATCTTCAGCCGGGCCGGCTGTGAGGCCGCCGTACAGCAGTGTCTGCACGCCGGCCTGCGCCTCAACGACGAGGACAAGCGCCGCCTGGTCCGCGAGATCGTCGAGGAGCGGACCTCGTCCATCCCCGGCGAGGACCTCCATGTCCTCGGCTACTACGAGTGGCTCGAAGGACTGGAGCGAGGCATTGCCGCGCACCACGCCGGCATGCTGCCCACGTTCAAGGAAGTCGTCGAGGAACTCTTCGTACGGGGGCTCGTCAAGGCCGTCTTCGCGACGGAGACCCTCGCCCTCGGCATCAACATGCCCGCACGCTCGGTCGTGTTGGAGAAGCTCGTCAAGTGGAACGGCGAACAGCACGCCGACATCACCCCCGGCGAGTACACCCAGCTCACCGGGCGGGCCGGACGGCGCGGGATCGACATCGAAGGCCATGCGGTGGTGCTGTGGCAGCGCGGCATGGACCCGGCGGCGCTGGCCGGACTCGCGGGTACGCGTACGTATCCGCTGCGCTCCAGCTTCCGGCCTTCGTACAACATGGCCGTCAATCTTGTGCACCAGTTCGGGCGGCACCGCTCGCGCGAACTGCTGGAGACCTCCTTCGCACAGTTCCAGGCCGACCGTTCGGTGGTCGGGATCTCCCGGCAGGTCCAGCGGAACGAAGAGGGACTGGAGGGCTACCGGGAGGGCATGACCTGCCACCTCGGTGACTTCGAGGAGTACGCGCGGCTTCGCCGCGAGCTCAAGGACCGGGAGACCGAGCTGGCCAAGCAGGGCGCGTCGCAGCGGCGGGCCGAGGCGGCGGCGTCCCTGGAGAAGCTCAAGCCCGGCGATGTCATCCATGTGCCCACCGGCAAGTTCGCCGGACTGGCACTGGTCCTCGACCCCGGGCTGCCCGCCGGGCGGACCAATGGGCACGGGCACCGCGGGCTCGAATACCACGACGGGCCGCGGCCGTTGGTGCTGACCGCCGAGCGGCAGGTCAAGAGGCTCGCCTCGATCGACTTCCCGGTTCCGGTGGCGGCGCTGGAGCGGATGCGGGTGCCGAAGTCGTTCAATCCGCGCTCGCCGCAGTCCCGCCGCGATCTGGCCTCCGCGCTGCGGACCAAGGCGGGGCACATAGTGCCCGAGCGGCACCGCAAGGGGCGGGCCGCGGCGGCCGACGACCGGGAGATCGCCCGCTACCGGGCGGAGTTGCGTGCGCACCCCTGTCACGGGTGCTCCGAGCGTGAGGACCATGCGCGCTGGGCCGAGCGGTATCACCGGCTGCAGCGTGACACGAAGCAGTTGGAGCGGCGGATCGAAGGGCGGACGAACACGATCGCCCGCACCTTCGACCAGATCGTCGCACTGCTCACCGAGCTCGACTACCTGCGGGGCAACGAGGTCACTGCGCACGGGCGGCGGCTGGCGCGGCTCTACGGCGAGCTGGATCTGCTGGCGAGCGAATGCCTGCGGGCCGGGGTGTGGGAGGGCCTGAACCCTGCCGAACTCGCGGCGTGCGTCTCGGCGTTGGTGTACGAGGCGCGACAGTCCGATGACGCGGTGGCGCCGAAGCTGCCCTCGGGTCCCGCGAAGGCAGCGATGGGCGAGATGGTCCGGATCTGGGGCCGGCTCGATGCCCTGGAGGAGGACTTCAAGATCAACCAGGCGGAGGGGGTCGGGCAGCGCGAACCCGATCTGGGGTTCGCCTGGGCGGTCTACATGTGGGCGTCGGGGCGGACGCTGGACGAGGTGCTGCGCGAGGTGGAGATGCCGGCGGGGGACTTCGTGCGGTGGTGCAAGCAGGTGATCGATGTGCTGGGGCAGATTGCGGCTGCGGCGCCGGGGGAGGGGAGTTCTGTGGGGCGGAGTGCGCGTAAGGCGGTGGACGGGGTGTTGCGGGGGGTTGTGGCTTACAGCTCTGTGGGGTGA
- a CDS encoding 5-oxoprolinase/urea amidolyase family protein — translation MSDFDTLLVANRGEIAVRIIRTARRLGIRTVAVFSDPDRSSPHVRLADEAVRLGPAPAKESYLDADLILRAAKDTGAGAIHPGYGFLSEDAGFARRCEDAGIVFVGPTADQLELFGAKHTARAAAEAAGVPLAPGTGLLPDLPSALAAAERIGYPVMLKATGGGGGIGMSACRSTDELTDAWERVQRVAAASFSSAGVFLERLVEDARHVEVQVFGDGHGRVVTFGDRDCSLQRRNQKVLEEAPAPALPDHVRAQLALSARELCAAVGYRSAGTVEFVYDAARAEAYFLEVNTRLQVEHPVTEEIHGVDLVEWMLRLAQGDTAVVREPGAPRGHAVEARVYAEDPTRDHRPGAGLLTRVAFPEGDGLRVDTWIETGTEVTTAYDPMLAKVIAYGADRAEALARLDAALAATRIDGIETNLGLVRAALADDRVRGATHSTATLATVTDPTPRIEVVSGGTLTTVQDWPGRTGHWQVGVPPSGPMDDLSFRLGNTAVGNDAGAPGLECTLQGPTLRFTHPTTVCVTGAPAPVTLDGRPVSQWEPLTVPAGATLAIGTPAEHGLRTYVLFAGGGLDVPGFLGSAATFTLGGFGGHGGRALRTGDVLHGGAARASGTPVPDADRPRIDGIWHIGAAEGPHAAPEFFTEQDIHDFYAADWKVHFNSARTGVRLVGPKPRWARTDGGEAGLHPSNIHDTPYSVGAVDYTGDMPVLLGPDGPSLGGFVCPATVLTGERWKLGQLRPGDTVRFTPVTITGEPRPDIVDGGILYRSDDVTYRRSGDDNVLVEYGPMQLDLALRMRVHALMEALTAAAVPGITGLTPGIRSLQIQLDPSVLSQDRLLDLLHATEAALPPTHALTVPSRTVHLPLSWDDPATREAIARYMAGVRDDAPWCPWNIEFIRRVNGLDSVDDVYHTVFDAEYLVMGLGDVYLGAPVATPLDPRHRLVTTKYNPARTWTAENSVGIGGAYLCIYGMEGPGGYQFVGRTTQVWSGWQQRGAFEPGSPWLLRFFDRIKWYPVEADELLELRADITSGRFVPRIEEGEFSLARYEEFLARNAESIAGFRTRQGSAFAAERDAWEAAGEFARADAAAAPAPPAAEVTVPPGGHLVEAEFAASVWQLNVAAGDTVTAGQPLLALEAMKMESRVHAPAAGIVTEVLTRPGAQVEPGTALLILAPLHEN, via the coding sequence ATGAGCGACTTCGACACGCTGCTGGTGGCCAACCGGGGCGAGATAGCCGTACGCATCATCCGCACCGCCCGCCGTCTCGGCATTCGTACCGTCGCGGTCTTCTCCGACCCCGACCGCTCCTCGCCCCACGTCCGTCTCGCCGACGAGGCGGTACGGCTCGGCCCCGCGCCCGCCAAGGAGTCGTACCTCGACGCCGACCTGATCCTGAGGGCGGCCAAGGACACCGGGGCGGGCGCCATCCACCCCGGCTACGGATTCCTCTCCGAGGACGCCGGGTTCGCGCGGCGCTGCGAGGACGCCGGGATCGTCTTCGTCGGCCCGACCGCCGATCAGCTGGAACTGTTCGGCGCCAAGCACACCGCACGCGCGGCGGCCGAGGCGGCGGGCGTGCCGCTCGCCCCCGGCACCGGGCTGCTGCCCGATCTGCCGTCGGCTCTGGCGGCGGCCGAGCGCATCGGCTATCCCGTGATGCTCAAGGCCACCGGCGGTGGCGGCGGCATCGGCATGTCGGCATGTCGATCCACCGACGAACTCACCGACGCCTGGGAGCGGGTGCAGCGGGTCGCCGCCGCCTCCTTCTCCTCGGCCGGTGTCTTCCTGGAACGTCTCGTCGAGGACGCCCGCCATGTCGAGGTCCAGGTCTTCGGCGACGGGCACGGCCGCGTGGTGACCTTCGGCGACCGGGACTGCTCCCTCCAGCGCCGTAACCAGAAGGTCCTGGAGGAGGCCCCCGCACCCGCCCTTCCCGACCACGTACGCGCGCAACTGGCGCTGTCCGCACGCGAGTTGTGCGCGGCGGTCGGCTACCGCTCCGCGGGCACCGTGGAGTTCGTGTACGACGCCGCGCGCGCCGAGGCGTACTTCCTGGAGGTCAACACCCGCCTGCAGGTCGAACATCCGGTCACCGAGGAGATCCACGGCGTGGACCTCGTCGAGTGGATGCTGCGGCTCGCGCAGGGCGACACCGCTGTCGTACGCGAACCCGGCGCACCGCGCGGCCATGCCGTCGAGGCGCGCGTGTACGCCGAGGACCCGACTCGCGACCACCGTCCCGGCGCGGGCCTGCTGACCCGGGTCGCCTTCCCCGAGGGCGACGGGCTGCGCGTGGACACCTGGATCGAGACGGGTACGGAGGTGACGACGGCGTACGACCCGATGCTGGCCAAGGTCATCGCGTACGGCGCGGACCGCGCCGAGGCCCTCGCACGGCTCGACGCGGCACTCGCCGCCACCCGGATCGACGGCATCGAGACCAACCTCGGCCTGGTACGGGCCGCCCTGGCCGACGACCGGGTGCGCGGCGCCACGCACTCCACGGCCACCCTCGCCACGGTCACCGACCCGACCCCGCGCATCGAGGTGGTCTCCGGCGGCACCCTCACCACGGTGCAGGACTGGCCCGGCCGCACGGGCCACTGGCAGGTCGGCGTCCCGCCGTCGGGCCCGATGGACGATCTGTCGTTCCGGCTCGGCAACACGGCCGTCGGCAACGACGCGGGCGCACCGGGCCTCGAATGCACGCTCCAGGGACCGACGCTGCGCTTCACGCACCCGACGACCGTGTGCGTGACCGGCGCACCCGCCCCCGTCACGCTGGACGGCCGGCCCGTGTCGCAGTGGGAGCCGTTGACGGTCCCGGCGGGCGCCACCCTCGCCATCGGCACACCGGCAGAACACGGACTGCGTACGTACGTCCTGTTCGCCGGAGGCGGCCTGGACGTACCCGGCTTCCTCGGCAGCGCGGCCACCTTCACCCTCGGCGGCTTCGGCGGACACGGCGGCCGGGCCCTGCGCACGGGCGATGTCCTGCACGGCGGCGCAGCGCGGGCGTCGGGCACCCCCGTACCGGACGCCGACCGTCCGCGCATCGACGGCATCTGGCACATCGGCGCAGCCGAAGGCCCGCACGCCGCACCGGAGTTCTTCACCGAACAGGACATCCACGACTTCTACGCCGCCGACTGGAAGGTCCACTTCAACTCGGCCCGCACGGGCGTCCGGTTGGTCGGCCCCAAACCGCGCTGGGCCCGCACGGACGGCGGCGAGGCCGGACTCCACCCCTCGAACATCCATGACACGCCGTATTCCGTGGGAGCGGTCGACTACACGGGCGACATGCCCGTACTGCTCGGCCCGGACGGCCCGTCCCTGGGCGGCTTCGTCTGCCCGGCGACGGTGCTGACGGGTGAACGCTGGAAGCTGGGCCAGTTGCGCCCCGGCGACACGGTCCGCTTCACACCGGTCACGATCACCGGCGAGCCGCGCCCGGACATCGTCGACGGCGGCATCCTGTACCGGAGCGACGACGTCACCTACCGCCGCAGCGGCGACGACAACGTGCTGGTCGAGTACGGCCCGATGCAGCTGGATCTGGCCCTGCGCATGCGGGTGCACGCGCTGATGGAGGCCCTGACCGCCGCGGCCGTACCCGGCATCACCGGTCTCACACCCGGCATCCGCTCGCTCCAGATCCAGCTGGACCCGAGCGTCCTGTCCCAGGACCGGCTCCTGGACCTCCTCCACGCCACCGAGGCCGCGCTCCCGCCCACGCACGCCCTGACCGTGCCGTCCCGCACCGTGCATCTCCCGCTGTCCTGGGACGATCCGGCGACCCGCGAGGCCATCGCCCGCTACATGGCGGGGGTACGGGACGACGCCCCGTGGTGCCCGTGGAACATCGAGTTCATCCGCCGGGTCAACGGTCTGGACTCGGTCGACGACGTGTACCACACGGTGTTCGACGCCGAGTATCTGGTGATGGGCCTGGGCGATGTGTATCTGGGCGCCCCGGTCGCCACGCCGCTGGACCCGCGCCACCGCCTGGTCACCACCAAGTACAACCCGGCCCGCACCTGGACCGCGGAGAACTCGGTCGGCATCGGCGGCGCCTATCTCTGCATCTATGGGATGGAGGGGCCGGGCGGCTACCAGTTCGTGGGCCGCACCACGCAGGTCTGGTCGGGCTGGCAGCAGCGCGGCGCCTTCGAGCCCGGATCGCCGTGGCTGCTGCGGTTCTTCGACCGCATCAAGTGGTACCCCGTGGAGGCGGACGAACTCCTCGAACTGCGTGCGGACATCACATCGGGACGGTTCGTGCCGCGCATCGAGGAGGGCGAGTTCTCCCTGGCGCGGTACGAGGAGTTCCTCGCGCGCAACGCCGAATCGATCGCGGGGTTCCGCACCCGCCAGGGCAGCGCTTTCGCGGCCGAACGGGATGCCTGGGAGGCGGCGGGCGAGTTCGCCCGCGCGGACGCGGCGGCTGCACCCGCGCCCCCGGCCGCCGAGGTGACGGTGCCACCGGGCGGCCATCTGGTGGAGGCGGAGTTCGCCGCATCCGTCTGGCAGCTGAATGTCGCCGCAGGCGACACGGTGACGGCAGGTCAGCCCCTGCTGGCGCTGGAGGCGATGAAGATGGAGTCCCGTGTCCACGCCCCCGCGGCCGGCATCGTCACGGAGGTACTCACCCGGCCGGGCGCCCAGGTGGAACCGGGTACGGCACTGCTGATCCTGGCCCCGCTCCACGAGAACTGA
- the tatC gene encoding twin-arginine translocase subunit TatC: MLKSARKQETDPEGRMPLVEHLRELRNRLAKALLGIVVVTIVAAFFYKGIIEFFTDPVLKSVGCESSFAELAKKQDGTCARIVLNGLLTPFTLALKVSLMAGVVLSSPIWLYQLWAFVAPGLHKHEKKYSLAFVGAGFPLFLAGGFFAYKTLPTMARVLLEFSPAGLDNQLPLDDLLDLITRMVVVFGLSFELPLLLVMLNFGGIITGKRMLGWWRGMIMGITVFAALATPSTDPLTMLALAGPIWVLYFVATAISLLNDRRKAQIAAAGPADDEASELDLTPEDIGEIEPVASSRSLPAQASPDRDRVNGYDDIT; encoded by the coding sequence TTGCTCAAGTCTGCCCGCAAACAGGAGACGGATCCAGAGGGCCGCATGCCCCTGGTGGAGCACCTGCGTGAGCTGCGGAACCGGCTGGCGAAGGCCTTGCTCGGGATCGTCGTCGTCACGATCGTGGCTGCCTTCTTCTACAAGGGGATCATCGAGTTCTTCACCGATCCGGTGCTGAAGTCGGTCGGTTGCGAGTCCAGCTTCGCCGAGCTCGCCAAGAAGCAGGACGGTACGTGCGCGCGTATCGTCCTCAACGGTCTGCTCACCCCGTTCACCCTCGCCCTCAAGGTGTCCTTGATGGCAGGTGTCGTACTCTCCTCGCCGATCTGGCTCTACCAGCTGTGGGCCTTCGTCGCCCCGGGGCTGCACAAGCACGAGAAGAAGTACTCCCTCGCCTTCGTGGGCGCGGGATTCCCGCTCTTCCTCGCCGGTGGCTTCTTCGCGTACAAGACGCTGCCCACGATGGCCCGGGTACTCCTGGAATTCTCGCCCGCCGGGCTGGACAACCAGCTGCCGCTGGACGATCTGCTGGATCTGATCACGCGCATGGTGGTGGTCTTCGGGCTCTCCTTCGAGCTGCCCCTGCTGCTCGTCATGCTGAACTTCGGCGGGATCATCACCGGCAAGCGGATGCTCGGCTGGTGGCGGGGCATGATCATGGGCATCACGGTCTTCGCCGCGCTGGCCACCCCCAGTACCGACCCGCTGACGATGCTGGCGCTCGCCGGACCGATCTGGGTGCTGTACTTCGTGGCCACGGCGATCTCGCTCCTCAACGACCGCCGCAAGGCACAGATCGCGGCGGCGGGGCCCGCCGACGACGAGGCGTCGGAGCTGGACCTCACCCCGGAGGACATCGGCGAGATCGAGCCGGTCGCGTCCAGCCGCTCGCTGCCCGCCCAGGCGAGCCCGGACCGTGACCGGGTCAACGGTTACGACGACATCACCTGA
- a CDS encoding diacylglycerol kinase, whose amino-acid sequence MTSEITLFVNPTAGRGRGAHAAQPAASALRDAGFSVRTVLGVDADDALRRAREAVVGGTGALIAVGGDGMMSLALQAVAGTRTPLGVVAVGTGNDFARALGMPIRDPAAAGRLAAEALKGGSVREIDLGRVGERWFGSVLASGFDSRVNDRGNRMRWVGGRFKYDLAILAELAAIKPIPYRIRLDGGPVREIEATLIAVGNGSTYGGGMRICADAVMDDGLFDVTVVGDCSRTTLLKVFPRVYKGTHLDHPKVTVYRVSSIELAAAGVTAYADGEQLGALPLTATCVPGAVSVLAPGSPRAI is encoded by the coding sequence GTGACCAGCGAGATCACTCTTTTCGTCAATCCCACCGCAGGACGCGGCCGGGGCGCGCACGCCGCGCAGCCGGCCGCTTCCGCGTTGCGGGACGCCGGATTCTCCGTACGTACGGTTCTCGGCGTGGACGCCGACGACGCCCTGCGACGGGCCCGTGAGGCCGTCGTGGGCGGGACCGGTGCGCTGATAGCCGTGGGCGGGGACGGGATGATGTCCCTCGCCCTGCAGGCCGTTGCCGGAACGAGGACCCCGCTCGGGGTCGTCGCCGTGGGCACCGGGAACGACTTCGCCCGCGCGCTCGGGATGCCGATACGGGATCCGGCCGCTGCCGGACGGCTGGCCGCCGAGGCGCTCAAGGGCGGCAGCGTCCGCGAGATCGACCTCGGACGGGTCGGTGAGCGGTGGTTCGGGTCCGTGCTCGCCTCCGGCTTCGACTCCCGGGTCAACGACCGCGGCAACCGGATGCGCTGGGTCGGCGGACGGTTCAAGTACGACCTCGCGATCCTCGCCGAACTCGCCGCGATCAAACCCATCCCGTACCGCATCAGGCTGGACGGCGGACCGGTCCGGGAGATCGAGGCGACGCTCATCGCGGTGGGCAACGGATCGACGTACGGCGGAGGCATGCGGATCTGCGCGGACGCCGTCATGGACGACGGGCTCTTCGACGTCACCGTCGTCGGGGACTGCAGCCGCACCACCCTGCTCAAGGTCTTCCCCCGCGTCTACAAGGGAACACACCTCGACCACCCCAAGGTCACTGTGTACCGGGTCTCCTCGATCGAGCTGGCCGCAGCGGGTGTGACCGCGTACGCGGACGGTGAACAGCTCGGGGCACTGCCGCTCACCGCGACCTGCGTACCGGGCGCGGTGAGCGTGCTCGCGCCGGGTTCTCCCCGGGCAATTTAA
- the atzF gene encoding allophanate hydrolase produces MPTLSPLVARVRAAYARIEAVDRPELWIGLRPRTDLEAEARGLDARLAAGEHLPLAGRLLAVKGNIDVAGLPTTAGCPSYAYEPSADAPVVARLRAAGALVIGTTNLDQFATGLVGTRSPYGAVRSAHDPSRVSGGSSSGSAVAVALGIADLALGTDTAGSGRVPAAFNGIVGLKPTRGLVPAEGVVPACASLDCVTVFARTLPEAEQAMALMATPAPQPDRSRIPGPWRIAVPPTRQLGELDPGWAQAYESAAARLRAAGAVLQDIDLTPFTEAAAMLYEGAFVAERYTAVGAFIDGAPDAPGLDPTVAGIITAARDIPAHRLFADQARLAALRTAATAALGDADALLLPTAPGHPTLAAVAADPLGANARLGRFTNSTNLFDLCAVAAPAGEVDGLPFGVMLIGPAHTDERLARIATLLTPPSRIAVVGAHLTGQPLNPQLLSLGARPIRTTATAPVYRLHALRTDPPKPGLERIGEGGAAIEAELWELPAEGLGRLIAALPAPMALGRVELADGTAVPGFLCEPYALDGAADITSHGGWRAYLGIDPGNS; encoded by the coding sequence ATGCCGACGCTCTCCCCCCTCGTCGCCCGCGTCCGGGCCGCGTACGCCCGCATCGAAGCGGTCGACCGCCCCGAACTCTGGATCGGCCTGCGCCCCAGGACCGACCTGGAGGCCGAGGCCCGAGGTCTCGACGCCCGTCTGGCCGCGGGCGAGCACCTCCCCCTCGCGGGCCGTCTGCTGGCCGTCAAGGGCAACATCGATGTGGCCGGCCTCCCCACCACCGCGGGCTGTCCCTCGTACGCGTACGAGCCGAGCGCCGACGCCCCGGTGGTGGCCCGCCTCCGCGCCGCCGGAGCGCTGGTGATCGGCACGACCAATCTGGACCAGTTCGCCACGGGTCTGGTCGGCACCCGTTCCCCGTACGGCGCGGTACGCAGCGCCCATGACCCGTCCCGCGTCAGCGGAGGCTCCAGCTCGGGTTCCGCGGTCGCCGTCGCCCTCGGCATCGCGGACCTCGCGCTGGGCACGGACACCGCGGGCTCCGGCCGGGTCCCGGCCGCGTTCAACGGCATTGTCGGCCTGAAACCGACCCGCGGCCTCGTCCCGGCCGAAGGTGTGGTCCCCGCCTGCGCGAGCCTGGACTGCGTCACCGTCTTCGCCCGTACGCTCCCCGAGGCCGAGCAGGCGATGGCCCTGATGGCCACCCCCGCCCCGCAGCCGGACCGCTCCCGCATTCCGGGCCCCTGGCGGATCGCGGTCCCGCCCACCCGACAGCTCGGCGAGCTCGACCCCGGTTGGGCGCAGGCATACGAATCGGCGGCCGCCCGCCTCCGCGCGGCGGGCGCGGTGCTCCAGGACATCGACCTGACCCCGTTCACCGAGGCCGCCGCGATGCTGTACGAGGGTGCGTTCGTCGCCGAGCGCTACACCGCGGTCGGAGCATTCATCGACGGCGCACCCGACGCGCCCGGACTCGACCCCACGGTCGCCGGGATCATCACCGCTGCCCGCGACATCCCGGCACACCGCCTCTTCGCCGACCAGGCAAGGCTGGCCGCCCTGCGCACCGCCGCGACGGCCGCGCTCGGCGACGCGGACGCACTCCTGCTGCCGACCGCACCAGGCCACCCCACGCTCGCCGCGGTCGCCGCCGACCCGCTGGGCGCCAATGCCCGCCTCGGCCGGTTCACCAACTCCACCAATCTGTTCGACCTGTGCGCTGTGGCGGCCCCCGCGGGCGAGGTGGACGGGCTGCCGTTCGGCGTGATGCTGATCGGCCCGGCGCACACCGATGAACGCCTGGCCCGGATCGCCACGCTGCTGACCCCGCCCTCCCGTATCGCGGTGGTGGGCGCCCACCTGACCGGCCAGCCCCTGAACCCCCAGCTCCTCTCCCTGGGCGCCCGTCCGATCCGCACCACGGCCACCGCCCCTGTCTACCGCCTGCACGCCCTGCGCACAGACCCGCCCAAGCCGGGCCTGGAACGGATCGGGGAGGGTGGGGCCGCGATCGAGGCGGAACTGTGGGAGCTGCCCGCAGAAGGGCTCGGCCGGCTCATCGCCGCTCTCCCGGCGCCGATGGCGCTGGGCCGGGTGGAACTCGCCGACGGAACCGCGGTCCCCGGATTCCTCTGCGAGCCCTACGCGCTCGACGGCGCCGCCGACATCACCTCGCACGGCGGCTGGCGCGCATACCTCGGCATTGATCCCGGAAACAGTTGA
- a CDS encoding LLM class flavin-dependent oxidoreductase, which produces MPVEFLGIAATNEGSEVTPRSGASFDKAYTLELARAHEDNGWDRVLFAYGSGSPDPSPAAAYIAARTETLQILVAHRPNVSYPTFAAKTFATLDRISDGRLAVHFITGGNDHEQQREGDFLTKDERYARTREAIQIIKKAWTSHEPFDHEGTHYRFNDFVSDTFPVQQPHPRVSFGGSSPAAYAAGGAEADIYCLWGEPLARTAEQIESVRAAAKAAGRTDVPRIQVAFRPIIAPTEELAWEKAHRTLARIKARKSGTPLSRHPLNNPENAGSQRLLAVAAEGDRHDRALWTPTAAETGGAGNSTALVGTPETVAQALLDYYDLGVEILSARGYDLLDDAIDFGRHVIPIVREEVAKRDAARNPTPPVNFSPSGA; this is translated from the coding sequence ATGCCCGTCGAGTTTCTCGGCATCGCAGCGACCAATGAAGGTTCCGAAGTGACACCCCGCTCCGGGGCGTCCTTCGACAAGGCGTACACGCTCGAACTCGCCCGCGCACACGAGGACAACGGCTGGGACCGGGTGCTGTTCGCCTACGGCTCCGGCTCCCCCGACCCGTCCCCGGCCGCCGCCTACATCGCGGCCCGCACCGAGACGCTCCAGATCCTGGTCGCCCACCGCCCCAACGTCTCGTACCCGACGTTCGCGGCCAAGACCTTCGCCACGCTGGACCGGATCAGCGACGGCCGCCTCGCCGTCCACTTCATCACCGGCGGCAATGACCACGAGCAGCAGCGCGAGGGCGATTTCCTCACCAAGGACGAGCGGTACGCGCGCACCCGTGAGGCCATCCAGATCATCAAGAAGGCGTGGACGTCGCACGAGCCCTTCGACCATGAGGGCACGCACTACCGCTTCAACGACTTCGTGAGCGACACCTTCCCCGTGCAGCAGCCGCATCCGCGGGTCTCGTTCGGGGGTTCCTCCCCGGCGGCGTACGCGGCCGGGGGCGCCGAGGCCGACATCTACTGCCTGTGGGGCGAGCCGCTGGCCCGGACCGCGGAGCAGATCGAGTCGGTGCGGGCCGCGGCGAAGGCAGCCGGCCGTACGGACGTCCCCAGGATCCAAGTGGCCTTCCGGCCGATCATCGCCCCGACCGAGGAACTGGCCTGGGAAAAGGCCCACCGAACGCTGGCCCGCATCAAGGCCCGTAAGTCCGGCACACCACTGAGCCGCCACCCCCTGAACAACCCGGAGAACGCAGGCTCCCAACGCCTCCTCGCCGTGGCCGCCGAGGGCGATCGCCACGACCGCGCACTGTGGACACCCACCGCGGCGGAAACGGGCGGCGCCGGCAACTCGACGGCCCTGGTGGGAACACCGGAAACGGTGGCACAGGCACTGCTGGACTACTACGACCTGGGCGTGGAAATCCTCTCCGCCCGCGGCTACGACCTCCTGGACGACGCGATCGACTTCGGAAGGCACGTCATCCCGATAGTCCGAGAAGAAGTAGCCAAACGAGACGCAGCCCGCAATCCCACCCCGCCGGTCAATTTCAGCCCGTCCGGCGCTTGA